The nucleotide sequence AGATCTACGAATTGCCGTATCGCTATACATGGCATCCCGTATACGACAAGGCGGGCGGCGTGCCCGCCATCGCCGAGGTCAAGTTCAGCCTCGTCAGCCAGAGGGGCTGCTTCGGCGGCTGTCATTTCTGCGCCATCGTGTCGCATCAGGGGCGCATCATCCAGCATAGGAGCAAGGAGTCCCTGCTGCGCGAGGCGAAGCGGCTCATCGCCCTGCCCGATTTCAAGGGCTATATTCACGATGTCGGCGGGCCGACGGCGAACTTCTATGAGCCGTCGTGCAGCGCCCAGCTCGTGCGCGGGACGTGCCGCGGCAAGGCATGCCTTTCGCCCTTGTGCGAGAACCTGCGGGCCGATCACAGAGAATACTTGGCTATCCTAGAGAGCCTTCGCACGCTGCCCGGCGTGAAGAAGGTCTTCATCCGCTCAGGCATTCGCTTCGACTACCTGCAGCAGGCGCACGATGATTTTCTGGAAGTGCTGTGCCGTCATCATATCAGCGGACAGCTACGCATCGCGCCCGAGCATGTGTCGAGGCGCGTCACGCGACTCATGGGAAAGCCCGGAAAATCCGTATACCTGCGCTTTGTCAAGGCGTTCGAAGAAATGAACCGAAAGATCGGCAAGAAGCAGTACCTCGTGCCGTACTTCATGTCAAGCCACCCGGGCGCACACATCGAAGACGCCGTCGAGCTTGCGGAGTTCATCCATGAGCGCGGCTACCATCCCGAGCAGGTGCAGGACTTCATCCCGACGCCCGGCACGCTTTCGACCTGCATGTACCATACGGGAATCAATCCTCTGACGGGCGAGAAGGTCTATACGGCGAAGAAGGCGGAGGAGAAGAGGATGCAGCGCGCGCTTCTGCAGTATTGGCTGCCCGAGAATGACGCCATCGTGCGCAAGGCGCTGCATCTGGCGGGCAGGAGCGACCTCATCGGCTACGGGAAGAAGTGTCTGCTGCGTCCGAAACGGCGCGAGACGGTGGAAAAAACGAGAAAAAAACGAAGGAAAGAGAAGGGGATATAGATGCGTTGCCCATTTTGCAAAGAGGAGGACAGCCGCGTCGTCGACTCGCGTGCTGCTGACGACGGCAATACCATTCGCCGCCGCAGGGAGTGTACGTCGTGCGGCAAGCGCTTCACGACATACGAGACAGTGGAGAAGATTCCGCTGATGGTTATTAAAAATGACGGCAGGCGCGTCGTCTTCGACCGCAACAAGCTGCTGAACGGCCTCATACGCTCGTGCGACAAGCGCGACATTCCGACGGAGCGCATCATTGCTCTGGCGGACGAGATCGAAAAGGAGCTTCGCAATACGATGAACCGCGAGGTCTACACGCGCGACATCGGCGAACTCGTGATGGAGAAGCTCAAGAACTTCGACGAGGTCGCCTACATCCGCTTCGCCTCGGTCTACCGCAAGTTTGCCGACATCAGCGGCTTCCGCGAGGAGTTGGAAGCGCTGCTCAGGGAGAAGAACCCGTCTTGAGCTGGAAGATCAAGCGGCGCCTGCGCGAGCAGTTGGAACGCGAGCGCGGCTATTTTTCGTTTCCGACGGGCACGCGGCGCGCCTTCGCGCTCGTATACCCCAATTCCTACTTCGTCGGCATGTCGAACCTCGGGCTGCACATCATCTACGACCTCTTGAACCGACGTCCCGACACGGCGTGCGAGCGCTTCTTCCTGCCGAGCGACGAGGAACAGCGCGAGCATGAGCGTACGGGCACGCCGCTTCTGAGCCTGGAGAACCAGCAGCCGCTCCATCGCTTCTCGTTGATCGGCTTTGCCGTCTCCTTCGAGATGGACTACTTCAACCTGCTGCGCATCCTGCAGCTTGGCAAGGTCAAACTTCTGGCGGCGGAGCGCGGCGAGCAGGACGCCATCGTCCTCGCGGGCGGGCCTTGCGCCACGTTCAACCCCGAGCCGTTGAGTCTCTTCGTCGACGCCTTCGTCATCGGCGAGGGCGAGGTCGTCATGCCGGCTCTGATGGACGCATACGACGACGCCGTGCGGCAGGGTCTTTCGCGTGCCGAGCTTCTGTGCGCCCTATCGAAGGTCGAGGGCGTCTACGTGCCATCGCTCTACGCGCACGACTACGATGAGTCGGCCCGCCTGTGTGCCATTCGCCCTGCGGCGGGCGCTCCTTCGCGCGTCACGCGCCAATGGGTGCGCGATCTCGACGAATTTCCCGCGCACACAGTAGTCGTCACCGACGATACGGAATTCAACCTTTACCTCATCGAGACGGCGCGCGGCTGCGGCAGGCACTGCCGCTTCTGCATGGCGGGCTACTGCTTTCGACAGCCGCGCAATCGCTCGCTGAAGGTCTTGGAAAAGGAAGTCCAAGAGGCGAAGAAGTACGAAAAGCGTATCGGACTCATGGGAGCCGCCATCTCGGACTATCCCGAGATCGACGCTTTGTGCCGCGACATTCTGGCAGAAAATCTCGGCATGTCCGTCGCCTCCTTCCGCGCCGATTCCGTGACCGAGGAGCTTGTCGCGTCCCTTTCGAGGAGCGGTCTGCGCACGATCACGCTCGCCCCCGAGGCGGGAAGCGTGCGCATGAGGAAGATCATCAACAAGGGCATCGAGGAGGAGCATCTCCGCCATACGGTCGATCTCGCGCTGCAGGCGGGCATCCGCCAGTTCCGTCTCTACTTGATGATCGGCCTGCCCTACGAGGAGGAAGAGGACATCAAGGCCATCGTCGATATGACCGTGCGCCTGCATGAGCACATCCGGGCGAAGAAGGAGCATGCGCAGATCACCTTGAGCATCAATCCGTTCATCCCCAAGCCGTTCACGCCCTTTCAGTGGCTGCCGATGGCGGACGAAAAATGGGTCAAGGATGCGATGAAGACGATTCGCAAGGGGCTGGCGTCCTACAGGAGCATTCGCATCATCGCCGAATCGCCCAAGAGCGCCTATGTGCAGGGCGTGCTCGCGCGCGGCGACCGCCGCGTCGCTCGCGCCCTGCACCGCGCCTTCCTCGCGGGCGGCGCGAAATCGTTCAAGCGTGCGCTGAAGGAAGAGGGGCTTTCCTTTGCGGACTTTCTGCAGGTGCGGCACGCAGAAGATGCGGTATTCCCGTGGGATGCGCTCGACATGGGATTTCCCAAGCAGTACCTCTACCGCGAACTGCAGAGGGCGGCGGTGCTGCAATATACGAAACCTTGCTTTTCGGGATGCACACGCTGCGGCGTTTGTGATACAATGGAGGAGAGACATGTTTCAGCTCAGACATAGCGGCGGCCTTTGGCGCGGCTCGTTCTCGCTCTTTCCCGAGGAGGGGCTGGCGCACGGCATTTCCACGCGCTTGGGCGGCGTCTCGAAGCCGCCGTTTGCCGCATTGAACATGGCGCTCCACGTCGGCGACTGCGCCGCGGACGTCTCGGAGAATCGCCGCTTCTTTGCAGAGGCTCTGGGACTTGACGCTGCGCGGATCGTCACGCCGCGCCAGGTGCACGGCGACGAAGTGCGCCTTGTCCGCGCCAGCGATGCGGGCATGGGCGCGAGCTGCTATGACGAGTCCGTGCCCGCCTGCGACGCCCTGATGACGGCGCAGGCGGGACTGCCCTTGCTGCTGTGCTTCGCCGACTGCGTGCCGCTCCTCTTCTTCGACCCTGTGCGCCGCGTCGTTGCCGCCGCTCATGCGGGCTGGAAGGGGACGGTCGCCGAGATCGGGCGAAAGACCGTGCAGCGCATGGCCGAGACGTTCGGCTCGCGTCCGCAGGACATCCTCGCGGGCATCGGCCCTTCCATCGGCGCGTGCTGCTTCGAGGTCGGCGAGGAGGTCGCGGCGGCTTTTCGCGCGGCATTTCCTGAAGCGCCCGAGCTTCTTTCGCACTCGCCCGAGGGGAAGCGGACGATCGACTTGTGGGCGGCCAACCGCCTGCAGCTCGAAGCGGCGGGACTCCTTCCCGCGCATATCGACAGTGCTGACGTATGCACGAAGTGCAATGCCGGACTCTTTTTTTCCTATCGCGAAGAGCACGGGACGACGGGACGCTTCGCCGCGTGGATCGCTTTGAAGTAGTTTGCAGGAGGTAAGCAAGTTGATCGAAGAGAATCTGCATGAAGTCTTGCGCTCCATCGAGGAGAGCAGGGCGAAGAGGACGATTGCCGATGCGAAAGAGCCTGTCCGCCTCGTGGCGGTGACGAAGAATCACGGCGTCGCCGAGATGCGCGAGGCGATCGCGCATGGCGTGACGGACATCGGCGAAAACCGCATACAGGAAGCGCGGGAGAAGTTCGAGACGCTTGAGCGCACGGCTGTATGGCATCTCATCGGTCACTTGCAGAAGAACAAGGCGAAGTACGCCGTGAAGCTCTTCGACCTCATTCATTCCGTTGACACCTTGGAGCTTGCCGAGGCCTTGGACAAGGAAGCGGGCAAGAGCGGCAAGCGGCAGGACGTCCTCGTGCAGGTCAACCTTGCCAAAGAAGCGTCGAAGTCCGGCATTTACGAAGAAGACTTGCAGCCCCTGCTCGAAGCTGTCGACGCACTGCCGCATCTGCGCCTTTGCGGTCTGATGTGCATAGCGCCCAACTACGACGAAGTCGAGGAGACGAGGCCGCTCTTTCGCCGCATGTATGAAATTTTTCAAAGGACGAAGGAGTTTCCGTGGAAAACGGCGAATATAAATTATTTGTCAATGGGTATGACACATGATTATCGGATCGCTGTGGAAGAAGGCGCCAATATCGTTCGTGTCGGCACGGCCATTTTCGGGCCACGTCAATATTGAGGAGGGAACAAGATGGGCTTCATTGATAAGGTGTGCGGAAAAATCGGCCTGATCGATCCGGAAGACATCAACGATAAAAGGGATTTGCGCGACGAAGACGACGATTTTGCAGAGTTTGACGAGATGGAGCGCGAGGAAGCGCCGGCGTCGAACGTCGTGAACTTCCAAGCGGCAGCGGCGAACGCTGCGATGAACAATGTCGCTGCCTACAAGATGAAGGTCGTCGTCATCGAGCCGAAGTCCTTCGATGATGCGCAGCAGGTGGCGAACTGTCTGCGCGAGAAGCGCCCCGTCGTCATCAACTTTGAGAACACCATCGAGGAGGACGCCAAGCGCATCACGGACTTCATCAGCGGCACGATCTACGCGCTGAACGGTGAGATCAAGAAGGTCAGCAACAACGTCTTCTTCTGTGCGCCGAGCAACGTCAATATCTCCTATTCGGAGGACAAGAAGTCGGTGTCGACGGAGATGCCGTGGCTGAAGAAGTAGGGCGGCGGCGATGAAACTTGCATTGATCGGCGGCGGCATGATGGCGGAGGCCGTCATCGCCGGCGTCCTGCGCGAAGAGGTGCTTCCTTCGGAGGCGGTCTTCGTCTCCGAGCACAAGGCGGCGCGCGTCGAGGAATTGAAGGAAACGTACGGCGTGCAGGCTTTCTGCAGCGCGCAATCCTTCCTCGGCGATATGGACGTCGTCATTCTCGCCGTCAAGCCGAATGCGGCGGAAGCAGCTCTCTTGGAGATTCGCGGGGCTTTGCGCTCGGATGCCGTCCTCGTGTCCATCGTGGCAGGACTGCCGCTTCCTAAGCTCGAAGCGCTGCTTCCCGGTCAGCCCGTCATCCGCGTCATGCCCAATACGCCGCTCGCCGTGGGCGAGGGCATGTCTGCCTACGCGCTCGGCTCGCGTGCGGGCGCAGCTCACGAGGAAGCGATTCGCACGATTCTCGCGGCGGCGGGAAAGGTCGTCTGCGTCAAGGAGTCTTTGATGGACGCCGTCACGGGGCTTTCGGGCAGCGGACCGGCCTTCGCCTTCCTCGTCATCGACGCGCTCGCGGACGGCGGCGTGGCGGCGGGGCTTTCGCGCAAGGACGCGCGGCTTTTGGCGGCGCAGACATTGCTCGGCTCCGCCAAGATGGCGCTCGATACGGGCAGGCATCCCGACGAGCTGCGCGATCAGGTCACATCGCCTGCGGGGACGACCATCGCAGGAATGCGCGTCCTTGAGCAGCGTGCCGTGCGCGGCGCATTCCTTGACGCCGTCTTGAGCGCGACGGAAAAATCGAAGTCTTTAGGGGAATAGGAGCACTATGTCGAATCGGGAAAAAATCCTGCGTTTCTATCGCGGCTCGGAAGGCGAAGAAACGGCAGTGAAATTAGTCGATGCCGCAGAAAAGGCGATGAAGAATCAAAAGTTCCGCCTGACGGCGTTCCTCGACCCCTTCGGTCAGGAAATCGCCGAGGTCGTGGCGGCGAACTTCGAAGGTCTCGCCGTTTCTTTCAACGGCGGCTATGCGGGGGCGGAGCGCCAGCGTGCCGTCTTTCAGCATGAAGATTTTCGCGGTACGCCCTCTTGGGAAATCGCCGTCGTGGAGGCGGTATGGAAGGATGCGTTCGCGCACATCTCGCATCGAGACGTTCTCGGCGCGATCATGGGGCTCGGCGTCGAGCGCGAGATCATCGGCGACATCCAGATTCAGCAGGGCGCGGCGCGTATCGTCACGGTAGAGAATATGGCGGATTTCCTGCTGACGAACTGCGTGCAGTTCGGCGCAGCGCATGTGACGTGCTCGCTCGGCGAACTTTCCGCCCTCCTGCCGCGCGAGGAACGCTGCAAGGAGATTCGCGCGACGGTAGCCTCCCTGCGCGCCGACTCGATTGCGGCGGCGGGCTTCGGCATGTCGCGCAGCCGGGCTGCAGCGGACATCGCGGCGGAAAAGCTCAAGCTCAACTGGCAGTCCGTAAAGAGCGCCTCTCAAGCCGTCAAGGAGGGCGATGTGCTTTCCATGCGCGGCAGGGGACGGCTCGAAGTGAAGGAGATTCGCGGTCAGACGAAGAAGGGGCGCATCAGCGTGCTCCTGCACCGCTATCTGTGATGACGAAACGAGGTTTCTCTAAGAGAAAGGACTGAGGCGGTTCTCGTGCCGATTTTTTTGAGCATTTGCATCGTAGTCTTGGATCAAGTCGTGAAATTCCTTGTCGCCCATGAGATGTTTCCGGGAATGTCAATCCCCGTCATACAAGATGTCTTTCATATCACGTTCGTTTTGAATCCCGGCGCTGCCTTCGGCATCCTCGCCCATCAGCGCTCTTTTTTTATCGTCATGGGCATCGTCATCGTCATCTTGGGCGGCCTTTTCTCGCCCTACATCCGCCGCCAGTGCCGCATCTTTCGCTGCGGCACGTCACTCCTGCTCGGCGGCGCCCTGGGCAATCTGATCGACCGCGTGCGCTTCGGGCATGTCATCGACTTCTTTGATTTCCGTATATGGCCGGTCTTCAATATCGCGGACATCGCCATCGTCGTCGGCGTCGCGGCCATCATCTACGCCATCCTCTTCAAGATGCACCCTGCGGAGGACGCTTGACATGAAGGAACGGCTGATCGTCGACGAAGGGGCTGCGGGAGAACGTCTCGACCGCTTTCTCGCCGGCAGGGAACTGGAGGTTTCGCGCTCCCATATCCAAAAGCTGATCGAAAGCGGCTGCGTCCTCGTCAACGGCAGGACGGCGAAGGCGAATGCCAAGCTGCGCGAAGGGGATGCCGTGGAGACGGAACTTCCTGAAGCGCGGGAGTTGGAGATCCTGCCGGAAGACATCCCCTTGGACATCCTCTATGAGGATTCGGACGTCATCGTCATCAATAAGGCGCGCGGCATGGTTGTCCATCCGGCGGCGGGAGCAGCGGACGGCACGCTCGTCAATGCGCTGCTCCATCACTGCGAGGACTTGTCGGGCATCAACGGCGTCATACGTCCGGGCATCGTGCACCGGCTCGACAAGGATACGTCGGGCGTCATGGTGGCGGCGAAGAACGATCGGGCGCATGTCGACCTCGCCGAGCAGATTCGGGAGAAGACGGCGCAGCGCATCTATCGGGCGATCGTCTGCGGCACGATCGCCGAGGACAGGGGCGAGATCCGTGCGCCGATCGGCCGCCATCCGACGGAGCGCAAGAAGATGGCAGTCGTGCCGGGCGGCAAGGAAGCGACGACGCTCTTTCGCGTCGTGGAGCGCTTCCCTGCGCACACGCTTGTCGAGTGCCGCCTGAAGACAGGGCGCACACACCAGATTCGCGTCCACATGGCATATATCGACCATCCGCTGCTCGGCGATCCGAAATACGGCAGGAAGACGCCCGATATAGCGGGGCAGGCGCTTCATTCCTGCGAGCTCTCGTTCGCGCATCCGCGCACGAAAGAGCGCATGACATTCGCGGCAGAAATGCCCGAGGATATGAAAGCGATCCTTCATGCCTTGCGGCGAGGGCGCTGAAGCGGCTGAACACGTGGAGAAGGCAAGGCAGCTGATGGACGAAAACGCCATCGAAGGACAGAAAGGGGCGGGATGATATGGCAACCTTGGTCGACAAGACGGTTCTGATGGATGAAGATGCGATCCGCCGCGCACTCACGCGCATTTCGCACGAGATCGTGGAGAGGAACAAGGGCACGGCGGGGATCGTTCTCGTCGGCATACGAAGCCGCGGCATTCCGCTCGCGGAGCGCATCGCAGCGGCGATTGAGAAGATTGAGGGAACGAGGCCTGCCATCGGCGTCCTCGACATCACGCTGTACCGCGACGATCTCTCGACTCTCGCGTATCAGCCCGTCGTGCGTGAGACGGAGATTCCCGTCGACATCACGGGAAAGACCATCGTGCTCGTCGATGATGTGCTCTACACGGGGCGGACGATCCGTGCGGCGCTCGACGCCTTGATCGACATGGGGCGTCCGAAGATCATCCAGCTCGCCGTCCTCATCGATCGAGGCCACAGGGAGCTGCCGATCCGCGCCGACTTCGTGGGAAAGAACGTGCCGACCTCCTCCAAGGAGGAGATTCGCGTCATGCTCGAAGAGCACGACGCGGAGGAGCGCGTCGTGCTTGCCGAGAGGCAGGAGGCGTGACATCTGCATACAAAAAAGAGAAGAGGCTGCAGCGCCTTTGCCTGCAGCCCCTTCTCTTTTTCGTATCGTATCTCACAGCATCGCCTTGTATCGCGCCTGCTCCTCCTTGGGAATGGAAAGTGCATCCATGGCCTTTTCCGCCGTCAGTTGCAGATTCGCCATAAGGCTGCGGATGGAAAAAACTCGTTCCTTCTCCATGCCTTTCTCCATGCCTTCCTCTCGCGCCTCTTCCGCGCGAACCTCCAAGGCAAGTTCTTGATCCCACTGGAAGCTTACCATGTCAAAGACCTCCTTTTCCTGTTTTTCCGTAAAGTATTCTGTTAAATAGCCGTTGGCAATGCAATATTGTATCGCCCTCGGCACGGCTTGATCGAGAGTGCATCCTTCATGCACGCTTTCGCGCACTTTTGCGACGAAAGTGCTGTAGGCCTTGAGCGGAGCACATTTGTCGAGGAGTTCATTTCCTGCAGCATCATTGATGTTGATGACCTCGACGATAAGTTCCATTGCACCTTTTGTATCGCCAAAGGCATCGGATAGACGCAGCTGCCATTGTTTCGGCATGTTTGCTCTGCCGTTGTAGAAGACGTAAAATTTCGGTGCGGGCAAATCTATGCGTTTTGACTGATAGGGGGATTTCGCGGTAACGTGTTGACGGTAAAGTTCTGCGATATACCAAAGAATACGCAGAGGCATATTGTCGTTCACCGTGCTTTGATGCTCAAGCAAAATGATATGACGATTCTTGACGATAAAGCTCACGTCGTTTTTCTCGCTGTCAAAGAAGACTTCATCCATGGTTGTAAGGCGAATATCGTGAATATCTGCCGAAGCGCCCTCCAGGCATTCATAGATTTCAGGCAGACGCTTTTCGTTGTTGAATATATCTCGAAACAGTGAATCCTTATATGTGCGCCGAGTTTTCCTCACGGATTGCCACCTCCTCAATCTGATTATACTATGAATCATATTTTTTCGACAAGATATAACGTCGGAAAAGAAAATGTCTAAGGCTATCGTCTTTAATTTCTTTCAATACATAGATCTTTAGGTGGGAAAATACATCTTTTTTGGAAACTCTGAGATTTTCAGCCTATGACCCTCCATATATGAGCGCGACGGCGCTGCAACGGCGGCGGGAGATACGACGCTCATCGCGGGGAGCAACAAGGCAGACCTCAACGAGGGCAAGCTGTCCAAACTGTTTGGTGCCGAGATCCGCATCAACAACGCCTTTGGTGGCGCGACGGCATACACGGCGACCGAGAACGCCGTCACCGTCGCGGCAGCGGGTGTGGTGACAGGAAGCGTCGCGGGCGCAGAGATCGAGCAGCAAAACAACTCTGCGGACGGCGCGTCGTTCACGGCGGCCGCCGCAAAGAACACGGTCGCGAATACGGGCGGCACGGTAAAGAAGGCGATGGGTGCCTCCGTGACGCTCCACGCGGACCATGCAGGGGATGTACAGGCGACACTCACGGAGAACGCCGTCACGGGCACGGGCGGCACATTTGCGGGCGACGTGCGGGGCGGTGTGGCAGACGTCTTCGCAGAGACGGGCACGGCGACTGCCACCCTCACGAAGAACACGGTCGATCTCACGAATGCCGCGCTCGATGACGCCCACATCCGCGCGGGCCATGCCGTTGCCCGTACAAGGGCGGCAGGGAAGACTGCATCCGCTGCGTCCAATGAAAACGTGCTGCAGCTGAAGAACGCCTCCGGCACAGCGAATAATCTCATCGGCGGCAACGCCTATATCGAGGCAGACCTTGGTGGTGCGACGGCTGCCGCAGACAAAAACAGCGTCACCGCCCTTGGCGGCACGCTGACGGCGGCGAACAATGTCTACGGCGGAAAAACAGAGGCGGTCGGCCAGGACGCCACCGTCACAGCGGCGGCGACCGCACGGACAGAGGGGAATACAGTCACGGCAGATGCGGGCACGTTCCTGGGGCAGCTCTACGGCGGCGATTCCTACGCAAGCACAGATAGTGCGGGATCCGGCATGCCGGGTACGGCAGCCGCCGTCACCGCTGGCAACACGCTGAACCTCGCCGCTGCTGCCGTCACGAACGGGGAGAGCTACGGCGGCTACGCCTCGGCGAGGAGCACGACGGGCGATGTCAGCCTCACCGTCACGCAGAACAAGGTGCTTGGCACACATGGCACCACTGCAGAGGTAGATGGCGCCTATGGCATATTGACGCAGACGGCAGCGACGACGCGTACCGTCACGGGGACGCTCGCGGAGAATACGCTGACGCTCACGAACGGCAAGGCGGGCAGCGCCTACGGCGGCTTTTTGCGTCTGGGCAAGGCGTTCGGCGCGGCAGAACTGACCGCCACGAAGAACAGCGCCGCGCTCACGGACGTCGAGAGCGCTAGCTCGGCAGCCCTCGCCGGCAGCAGCATCGAGGCGAGGGATGCAGCGGGGAATCTGAAGCTCACCGCCAAGGAGAATACCATCACGGCGCGCGGGGCGGATCTCAGCGCGGACAAAATCTACGGCAGCCATATCCTCGCGCAAAACGCGAACGCCGGCAAGACGGAGATCCTCGCAGAGAAGAACCGTGCGAGCGCGGCAGGCAAGGAGATCGCGAATCTTGCGGGCAGCTATGCGGAGATGTATACGAATGCGGCGGCGGATCTCACGGCGACCTTCCGGGAGAACAGCGCCGAGGGGAGCGGCACGAAGCTTGAGGGTGTCTATGGCATAGACACCTCTGTCCGCCAGAAAGACGGCACAGCGGCGGTAATCGCCGAGAGAAACGCAGCGACCGTGACGAAGGCGAATGCCGTGGAAAGCATCCACGGTGCATACATCAACTATCGGCGGGATCCTAGCGCCACGGCGGCGGCCGATACCGCGCTCACGGCGACGGGGAACACGGTGCGGCTCGTGGAGGGCACGGCGGAGAGCATGAGCGGCGTGAACATGACGGCGACGAACGCCTTTGGCGGCGCGACGACATACACGGCGACCGAGAACGCCGCCACCATCGAGGCAAAGGGCGTGGTGACAAGCAGCGCCTATGGCGTCTATCTCTCACAGGAAACTTCCTCCGAGGACGGCGCATCGTTCACGGCGCATGTAGCGAAGAACCGCGTCACGAGCACGGGCGGCGCGGTGAAGGATGCCTACGGCGCACTTGCCGCCCTGAGAGTGAACAATGCGGGCGATGCGGCGGCAACGCTCACGGAGAACGCCGTCACGGGCACGGGCGGTACATTCGCGAACAAGCTGTACGGCGGCTGGGCAGAACTCATCTCAACGAAGAGCGCAGCGACCGCCGCCCTCACGAAGAACACGGTCAAGCTCACCAATGCCAAGCTCGATGACACCCGCATCCAGGCGGGGTATGCCGTGGTCATTACGAAAGCGGCAGGGAAGACCGCATCCGCTGCGGCACATGAAAATGTACTGCTGCTGAAGAACGCCTCCGGCACAGTGCAGGAGCTCATCGGCGGCGTTGCCTCCGGCACGGCAGAGCGCGCGGGCGCAGCGGCTGCGGCAGACAAAAACAGGGTCACCGTAGAGGGCGGTACGCTGACGGCGGCAAGCGATGTGTACGGCGGCACAGTAGGGGCGGTCGGCAAGGATGCCCCCGTTACAGCGTCGGCATCAGAGAATACCGTCACCCTCTCCGCCGCTGCTCCGTGGAGACAGGTCCGCGGCGGCAGGGTCAATGCCTCCGCTGACGGGGCGGCTGCGACGGCGACAGCAAGCAAGAACACGCTGAACCTCGCATACGGCACATTCACGGCGGAGATCGACGGCGGCTATGCCAGCACAGACGGCGCAGGAGGACAGGCGGCGGCAAACGAGAACACCGTGAACATCAGCGGCGGCATCTATCAGAAGAGCATCTATGCCGCCACTGCGGATGCGGGCAGTGCAGCCGGCACCGTCGCGACCGTCAAGGATAACCGCATCGTCATCACGGGCACGCCCAACCTCTCTGCGGCGCAGCTCCATGGATACTACGCAAAGGGCGCGACGAAGAACATCGCAGGCAACGCGCTCGTCGTCAAGGAGACGAAGGGCATCAAGGCAGAATCCATCGATGGATTCCAAAAGCTTGAGTTCTGGCTGCCCGCGGGCATGACGAAGGACGACACCATGCTCTGGCTCTCGTCCACGAGCAATACCAACCTCACGGGCACGGACATCACGGCGCATCTGCGCGGCGATGAGACCGAGAAGCGCCTGCGCCTCCTCTACACAGAGAAAGCGCAGATCCAGAAGGACGGCACGACCACCATGACCGTCTGGAAGGGCGTCTCCGATGTGACTACGGCGAAGATCGGCATTACCAAGGATAATAAGGAGCTGATTGTCAAGACCGACGGCTCCGCCATCGACGAGGGCGATAAGCCAACGCCGAAACCGCCGCCGCCGACACCGCCAACGCCGCCGCCAACACCACCGACACCTCCAACCCCGCCGCCGACACCACCAACACCGCCGACCCCACCACCGACACCACCGACCCCGCCAACACCACCGCCGACACCACCAACGCCTACACCGACCCCCGATCCGAAACAGCAGGTGTTGGACAATCGCAAGTCTGTCGTCGAGACGATGGCAGGCGCGGTCGCCTTCCTCGGCGCAGGTGCGGACCTCGCT is from Selenomonas sputigena ATCC 35185 and encodes:
- a CDS encoding autotransporter outer membrane beta-barrel domain-containing protein — its product is MVTGSVAGAEIEQQNNSADGASFTAAAAKNTVANTGGTVKKAMGASVTLHADHAGDVQATLTENAVTGTGGTFAGDVRGGVADVFAETGTATATLTKNTVDLTNAALDDAHIRAGHAVARTRAAGKTASAASNENVLQLKNASGTANNLIGGNAYIEADLGGATAAADKNSVTALGGTLTAANNVYGGKTEAVGQDATVTAAATARTEGNTVTADAGTFLGQLYGGDSYASTDSAGSGMPGTAAAVTAGNTLNLAAAAVTNGESYGGYASARSTTGDVSLTVTQNKVLGTHGTTAEVDGAYGILTQTAATTRTVTGTLAENTLTLTNGKAGSAYGGFLRLGKAFGAAELTATKNSAALTDVESASSAALAGSSIEARDAAGNLKLTAKENTITARGADLSADKIYGSHILAQNANAGKTEILAEKNRASAAGKEIANLAGSYAEMYTNAAADLTATFRENSAEGSGTKLEGVYGIDTSVRQKDGTAAVIAERNAATVTKANAVESIHGAYINYRRDPSATAAADTALTATGNTVRLVEGTAESMSGVNMTATNAFGGATTYTATENAATIEAKGVVTSSAYGVYLSQETSSEDGASFTAHVAKNRVTSTGGAVKDAYGALAALRVNNAGDAAATLTENAVTGTGGTFANKLYGGWAELISTKSAATAALTKNTVKLTNAKLDDTRIQAGYAVVITKAAGKTASAAAHENVLLLKNASGTVQELIGGVASGTAERAGAAAAADKNRVTVEGGTLTAASDVYGGTVGAVGKDAPVTASASENTVTLSAAAPWRQVRGGRVNASADGAAATATASKNTLNLAYGTFTAEIDGGYASTDGAGGQAAANENTVNISGGIYQKSIYAATADAGSAAGTVATVKDNRIVITGTPNLSAAQLHGYYAKGATKNIAGNALVVKETKGIKAESIDGFQKLEFWLPAGMTKDDTMLWLSSTSNTNLTGTDITAHLRGDETEKRLRLLYTEKAQIQKDGTTTMTVWKGVSDVTTAKIGITKDNKELIVKTDGSAIDEGDKPTPKPPPPTPPTPPPTPPTPPTPPPTPPTPPTPPPTPPTPPTPPPTPPTPTPTPDPKQQVLDNRKSVVETMAGAVAFLGAGADLAAGGGMASASVEAAAVEGFAPFAAIGGSSMRHETGSHVNMKGLNLAVGFSREVKRGDDRLIFGPIVEYGRGTYDSYVNDAHGDGSVRYVGIGGFVRQEQKDGMFYEGSLRFGRSSMDYSAILSGTPTTYDTDANYIGAHLGVGQRIQEKSGMDRELYLRYFYTRQNGTDTKLSTGERYDFDAVDSHRLRVGARWLIPQKGGSLILGASLQYEFGGESRATVHVGGNSYTTPAPSLNGFSTSLELGWKTQMSKNATADLSIEGWFGKQRGVSFRAGFDWKF